The DNA window AGGTCGAAACTGGGAATCCGCCCCCGGCCGCTGGTACTGAGCAGCGTTTCGGTACCGACCGCGTCGCCTTCGGCAAACCAGTCGGGCACGGTCAGCAACGGAACGTACAGGCCCGTATTACCGAAGAGCGTATACAGCACCCGGCCGTAATGTTGTAGCGCTTTGTCGTACTGCACCACATGGCGAAACTCGTGCACGGCCAGCAGATCGAGCCAGTCGAGGGTGCCGAGCAGCGTTGGGTCCTGGGGTGGCACAGCGAAAAACTCCGACCGGCGCGGGTAGAGCGTAACGAAGCCGTTGCTGCTGGTGCTCTGGTTTTGCAGCAGGACTGAAATACGGCGGGGGCGTTTGCCTAATGATGCGCTGACAGGTTCGTACAGCTGTTCGAGCCGCCCGGCGGTGCGTTCGGCCGTACTGTCGAAGCCCGTTGGGTAAAGCACCCGGAAGTGGGGGGTGTTGAGCTGATACCAGCGCAGACTGGCCGGGTTCTGGTCGAGAACCGGCAATGTTTGCGCGCTACCGAACCGGCAGCCAATCAGGAAAAGCAGTACAAGGCGGTGAGTTCTCATAGGCGATAACGCAAAAGTATTCGTCTACTGATTTCGACCCCGAAAAAACTATGTACTTTCGATAATTCGTATATAAGGCCAACCATCCAATGAATCTTATTCCGCCGTTGCTGTTAGTTAATCAGCGCGCCGGATTCGTGACAAACAGCGCACACGTACAAACCGTTAATACCCGCATGGAAACCTACTATGACCCCGCCGATCTTAAGAAATTTGGCCAGATCAGCGAATTTCAGAAGGAATTAGCCGACAAGTTTTTCTCGTACTACGGCTCGGTGTTTGCCGAAGGCGCGCTGACCGCCCGTGAGAAATCACTAATCGCTCTCGCCGTTGCCCACACGGTTCAGTGTGCTTATTGCATCGACGCCTACACCAACGATACGCTCGAAAAAGGATGCACTGAAGAGCAGATGATGGAAGCTGTTCACGTAGCCGCTGCCATCCGCAGTGGCTCGACGCTGGTCCACAGCGTCCAGATGATGAACAAAGTGAAACAGGTATCAATGTGACGGGCGGGTTTAAGGTTTATCGTTTAAGGTGTAAGGTTTTTACCACAAGCGCACCAGCAACGTTGAACCTTGAACCGCAAACTTTAAACGAAGAATATGAAAAGCCTTAAAGCGAGCGGGCATCAGCTGGCAAGTGCGGCAGCGCAGATTGAGCTGCTGGAGCAGCAGGCCGAGACCCGGCAACGCCCGACGTTCCGGAATCAGCTGGAGTCGATCGATCTGTTTCCGCTGCGGCCCACCGGCATCGACGTGTTGCAGATCAACGTCGGCAAGATGTGTAATCAGGTCTGTAAACACTGCCACGTCGATGCGGGCCCCGACCGGAAGGAGATTATGACCCGCGAAACGATGCAGCAATGCATCGACGTGCTGGCTCAAACGAACATTCCGGTTGTCGACCTGACGGGTGGTGCGCCCGAAATGAACCCCAACTTCCGGTGGTTCGTGGAAGAGATCAAAAAGCTGGGGCGGCACGTGATCGTACGCTGCAACCTCACGATTATCGTGGCCAATCCGAAATACAACGATCTGCCCGACTTTTTCCGGCAGCATCAGATCGAAGTGGTCAGTTCGCTACCGTTCTACAATGCCGACAAAACCGACCGGCAGCGTGGGCAGGGCGTATTTCAGGATTCGATCAAGGCGCTGCACATGCTCAACGCCGTGGGCTACGGCCAACCCGACACCGGGCTGGTGCTCAATCTGGTCTACAATCCGGCGGGTGCGTTTATGCCCGGCTCGCAGGTCAGCTTGGAGCAGCAGTTCAAGCGGGTGCTGCTCAGCGAGTTCGGCATCGTGTTCAACAGCCTGTTTGCCATCACCAACATCCCCGTCAGCCGGTACCTCGACTACCTCGTGGCATCGGGTAACTACGACAGTTACATGGAAAAGCTAGTGAACGCTTTCAACCCGACGGCAGCAGCGGGGGTGATGTGCCGCAACATGATTTCGGTCGGCTGGGATGGTCAGCTCTACGATTGCGACTTCAACCAGATGCTCGACCTGACGGTTCGCGTTCCGGGTCGGCATATCAGCGAATTCGACGCCGATGCGCTCATGCAGCGCGCCATCATCGTCAATGAGCACTGCTACGGCTGCACCGCCGGGGCCGGCTCCAGCTGTGGCGGCACGACGGCATAGCGGGTTTGCGGTTTGTAGTTCGAGGTTTGTGGTTCCTCCTGTGGTTACTACCGGATGGGGAGAAGGGCTATTAATTCTGATCATCAATACCCCCCAGCCCCCTGAAGGGGGAGCGTTCCGTAAATGAGCAGCTCCCCTTCAGGGGGCTGGGGGTATTGACACTCCAATAAAATTCGGCCCTCATCCGCTTAAATTCAGGAACTTAACAGATCCAGGATTAGGGGATGCCACCGGAGGAACCTTAAACCTCAGACCTTAGACCCAATTAAAAATACCGCATCAGGAACGCGATGGTTTTTTCAACGCGGTTGGTGTAGGGCGGGTAGATGGGGCGCAGCGTACCGAATAGCCGCTTCACAATGCCCCGCTGATTGGAAAACTCCTGAAAGCTGTAGAAGCCATTCGATTTCCCCAATCCGCTGTTATTGACTCCGCCAAACGGTAATTCGACGTTGCCAAACTGAAGCAGTGTATCATTCACGACTGTATCGCCCGCCGACGTCCGGTCGATGATGTACTGCGTGCGTTGCCGGTCGCGGCTGTGGATGTACAGGGCCAGCGGTTTCTCCCGTTGATTGATCGTGCGGAGCGCGTCGTCCAGCGTGCGGTACGTCAGAATGGGTAGTATCGGGCCGAAAATCTCCTCCTGCATCACCCGCATCTCGTCGGTAACAGTTTCCAGCAGCGTGGGTGCGATGAAATTGTCGGCTTCGTTCATTTGCCCGCACAGCGCAACCGTTGCTCCTTTCGCCAGCGCATCATCAAACAGCGCTTTCACCCGCCGGAAGTGATTGCTGTTGACGATCCGGGCGTAGCTGTCCGACGCTTCAACCGGCTTCCCATCAGGGCTGTACATGCTCACCATCGCATTGCGCAGAGCCTCGACAAACGGCGCTTTGACCGACTCGTGAACCAGCAGGTAGTCGGGTGCAATGCAGGTCTGCCCGTTGTTCAGGCACTTGCCCCACGCCAGTTGCCCGGCTGCCTGCCCCAGATTAGCCGACTCATCGACGATAGCAGGCGATTTGCCCCCCAGTTCCAGCGTCACCGACGCCAGGTGTTTGGCCGCTGCCGCCATCACGATGCGCCCCACAGCCGGGCTCCCCGTAAAGAATATGTGGTTAAACGGCAGTTCCAGCAACGCCGTCGATACCGTTGCGTCGCCCTCGAACACCGTCACTTCGTCGGCGGGGAAAAGCTCGGCAATCATCCGGCTGATTAGACCGGCGGTGTTGGGCGTTAGTTCGGAAGGCTTGATAATAACCACATTACCAGCCGCCAGCGCCGACACCAGCGGCCGGATACTCAGCACAAACGGGTAGTTCCAGGGCGAAATAATCAGCACATTCCCCTTTGGTTCATGTACTATTCGGCTCGTCGTACCGATCAGACTAATCGGAGTCGGGACCCGCTGCGGCTTCATCCAGCGTTTCAGGTGCCGGATCGTGTGGCGTATCTCACCGTTCAGGGCCATAAGTTCACCCATCATCACCTCGGCGGGCGGCTTGCGGAAGTCATCGTACATCGCCTGCTCGATGTCGGCCTGATGTGCCACGACCCAGCGTTGAATGCGCCGGATTCGTTCGATCCGTTCGCTAGCTGTAGTCAGGGCCATTTGTGGCGCGTGTCGACGCTGACGGTCGAAGGTCGCAGCGAAATCGTTGCGCTGAACAGATGGTTGGGTTTCGGTTAGCATAGCGGTATGAACATCCGGCCAGAAAGTGGCCCGGCGGATTAAATGTAACGAAAACCCGACGAAGTTGGCTCGTTTGCGATTTAGTTGGCGAAACGACTATCTTTAGCAAAACTTTAGCAAAACCACGACCGCATGTCTCTCGTCAGCGAAAATATCCGCTACCTGCGCAAACTCAACGGGCTGACGCAGGAACAGTTTTCCCGCAAAATCAACATCAAACGCTCATTGCTGGGTGCTTACGAGGAAGGGCGCGCCAACCCCAACCAGCAGAACATGACGGCAATTGCTAAAGCCTTCAACACTACCATCGAGCTGCTGACCCGGCAGGACCTGCGGAAACTGCGCGAAACCCCCAGCCTGAGCATCCCCCTTGGCCAGCCTGCGCGGCACAGCGAACCGGCCGCCCGGGTCGATGGGTCGAGCATCCGGTCCGACGGAAAAATCGACCGCGACTCTGACCCGTTTCAGCACCCCGACTTCCCCGATATTTTCGGCGAATCGGCCGACGACGAGCCAACAACCCCGATGCCGCAACCGCTGGCGAAGGTGCTGAACAAGTACTATCAGGAAGCCCCCGTGCGCGAAACCCGCACGGCCCCGGCTCCGCCCATCATCACCCCACCCGTCCGGCCCTCAACCGCCGACGGGGTATCCGGCGTTTCGTTTCAACCCGTGTCAAACGGCCCCGCCAACGACCCGCTCTTTAGCCGCCCGGAATCACGTCCTGCGGCAGCGGTTCGTTCGGCAGATATGCCGAGTTTCAATCGCAACTACGAATCTCCGGCAGCAACCGTATCTGCCGCACCCGCCGGGTCGGGCGTAGCGATTCCGGTGGTGATGCAGACGCAGTTCGTTGAGTATAGTCAGCGGTATCAGCAGGCCGAATTTGTGCATCAGATGCCCGTTATGTCGCTACCCACCCTGACCGATGGCCACTACCGCGCCTTCGAGGCCGGGGCCGACTTCACGTTTCCCGGTGCGCTGCTCGTCGGGCAGTTCGTTCGTAACTGGTTCGACATTGCCGACGGCAAGTTTTACGTGGTCCTGACGGCACATCAGGGCATTTGCAGCCGTCGGGTGTACAATCAGGTAAAAATCAAAGGCTCGCTCCTGCTCACCGCCGACCGAGCCGATACCCCCAATCTGGAAATCGGGTTGAAAGATGTGCTTGAAGTATGGGAGATATGCGCTTTCGTGAGCCAGCAACTACCGCCACCCGTGCCCAGCACCGACCGGCTCCGCCAGCTTGTCGATGAATTGCGGCTGGAAGTCGGGCGATTCTAAAATGGTCATTGACCTGCGCTTCGAACGACGAAAATTACATACAAGTGTAAAAAAAAGTAAGCTAAACACTTGACGCTTTGCCTGATCATGTTGATTTTTGCATGACCAATAGTCTATAGACTCAGTTATTTTAACGAAACTGACCTGCCAATCAGACGGGTTAGTTCGGTCTTCCTTCCTCTTTTGAACGGGGCTTCGCTGACGGGTTTGTTTACACGCCCCGATCCGAAGCCCCTACCTGTTTACGGCGGCTGGTTCGTAGTTTTGCCGTACTTATGCGTTATTTTCTCGAACTCGCTTACCGGGGCACTCACTACCACGGCTGGCAGCGGCAACCCAATGGTATCAGTGTGCAGGAAGTGCTTGAAACGGCGCTGAGCACTATTCTGCGTGAGCCCATCGCCCTGACGGGTAGCGGCCGAACCGACACCGGCGTTCATGCCGGACAGCAATTCGCCCATTTCGAGACTAGTCAACCCCTGCCCGATACACTGATTCGTTCGCTCAACGGCATGACCAATGCCGACGTGGCCGTGTACGACTGCTTTCCCGTCGGGCCCGACGACCACGCTCGATTTACCGCTACCTACCGCTACTATCAGTACCAGATTTGTCGGCGGAAAGACCCGTTTCGGGCTGATCTGGCGTATCAGTTTCCGTTTTCGGTGGATGTAGTGCGTATGAACGAAGCGGCTTCCCTACTGCTGACGCACACCGATTTCGAGAGTTTCAGCAAGGTAAAAACTGACGTCAAAACGTTCGACTGCCGCATCGACTTCGCTTATTGGGTGCAGCACGACACCGGTGATCTGACATTTCATATCCGGGCCGATCGATTTCTGCGCGGTATGGTGCGAGCTATCGTCGGCACCTTACTCGCCGTGGGGCAGGGTCGCCTGTCGGTTGCGGAGTTCGATGCCATAATCGAGGCCCGGAACCGGAAGCGGGCAGGGCGGGCAGCCCCGGCCGAAGGGCTGTCGCTGGTAGCGATCGGTTACCCAGAAAGCGTGTTCGCCGAACGAACCACCGGCCCCTCTTAGGCGTTTTACACCTGGCAACGTACGCCGGCCGCTATCAGCCACCTACGACTCTAAAACTGCTTTCTTTTGACAATCGGAACAATTATTCTGGCAGCGGGCGACGCATCGCGCATGGGTGGCGAGGTGAAACAATTGCTTGTGTATAAAGAGCAAACCCTGATTCGCCGTACCGTCGAAACGGCGATGGCGCTTCAGCGGGGCCCCGTGGTGGTGGTGCTTGGCGCGAACCGCGACCGTATTGCGGGCGAACTCACCGATCTGCCCGTTACGCTCATCGACAACCCCGCCTGGCCCACCGGGCAGGCGTCGTCGCTGAAAACCGGGCTGGCTGCGCTCTATCTGACCCACAAAGACATCGACGCGGTACTGGTGCTGCACGTCGATCAGCCAATGGTGTCGCTTGGCCTGCTGTTGTACATGGTTGAGGTCAACGACGATCAGGGCAAAGGCATCGTGGCCTGCCGGTACGACACCCAACTCAGCGTGCCCGCCCTATTTGACCGCACGTACATTGACGAACTGCTGCAACTAAAGGGCGACAAAGGGGTGAAATGGGTAATCGGGCGGCACCGCGACGACTGCTCGGAAGTGCCCTTTGAAGCCGGGGCCGTCGACCTCGACTCCCGGCGCGACGTAGAACAGTTCCGGCAGGCTTACCTGGCCGCGTCGTCGGGTGAACTGCTGTCTGACGAGTAAGTCTGGTTGTGACAGGTTCTCTCGCGATGGTGGCACCCGACTGTGTGGTTGACCATCATCCCCAAAAAAATCAGTAGATTGCCGGGTATTCTGCAAGGCGGTTCGCCCACGAATTGTGAGCCATTAACCGTTCTGGCAACCTGATCTGACCTATTGATGAAACACTACCTGACTCAGGATCCCTGGCGCATTGTTGAAGAAGGGTTCCACCGCGATTACAACGAAATCACCGAAAGCGTCATGTCGCTGGGCAACGGGCGGCTCGGCGGACGCGGTTCGTTTGAAGAAAAATTCAGTGGCAAAACCTTGCAGGGCAACTACGTAGCGGGGGTCTATTACCCCGACAAAACGCGCGTAGGCTGGTGGAAAAACGGGTACCCGGAATATTTCGCCAAAGTGCTCAACGCTGCCAACTGGATCGGTATCGACATTGATATTGAATACGAAAGCCTTGACCTCGCCCACTGCGAAGTCCGCGATTTCCGGCGGGAGCTGAACATGCAGGAAGGCTACTTGGAACGGCAGTTTGTGGCCGTCCTGAAAAGCGGTAAAGAGCTACAGATCAACACGAAACGTTTCTGCTCGATCGTCGACGACGAAGCTGGTGCCATCCGCTACTCGGTCACTCCGCTGAATTTCGACGCTAAAATTACCATCACGCCCTACATCGACGGGGCCATCCGCAACCGCGACGCCAACTACGACGAAACGTTCTGGGATGAGGTGCGGAAAGAAACCGGCTACGGCGAAGCGTACATCGAACTGCGCACCCGCAAAACCGGCTTTCACGTCGCGACGGGCATGTGCGTGGAGATCGAGCAGAACGGTCTGAAAATCGATTATCAGTCGCAGCCGATCAAGTACGAAAAATACGTTGCCAATCGCATCTCGCTCGACTGTCGGCGGGGGCAGGAAACGGTCGTTTACAAATACGCCGTGAACTTGTCGTCGCTGAATTTCCCCAGCGACTCGCTCATTCGCGAAGCCCACTCGGCTATTCAGAAAATCAGCCGGAAGGGTTTTGAGAAGATGCTGCACGAACAGCAGCAGGCATGGGCCGACAAGTGGAAAACCAACGACATTACCATCGACGGCGACGTAGCAGCCCAGCAAGGTATTCGATTCAACATTTTCCAGCTCAACCAGACCTATACGGGTGAAGATGAGCGGCTTAACATCGGCCCAAAGGGTTTTACGGGTGAGAAATACGGCGGCAGCACCTACTGGGATACCGAAGCGTACTGCCTGCCTTTTTACCTGTCGACGGCCGACCAGAAAGTAGCACGCAACCTGCTGATTTACCGGCACAAGCAGCTCGGCAAAGCCATCGAGAATGCGCAGAAGCTGGGCTTCCGGGCCGGGGCTGCGCTGTACCCGATGGTGACGATGAACGGCGAAGAGTGCCACAACGAGTGGGAAATCACGTTCGAGGAAATTCACCGTAACGGAGCCATCGCCTACGCCATCTATGACTACGTACGCTACACCGGCGACCGGCAGTATCTGGCCGACTACGGGCTGGAAGTGCTCATCGCGATCAGCCGGTTCTGGAGTCAGCGGGTCAACTGGTCGAAGGCGAAAAACCAGTACGTGATGCTGGGCGTGACGGGCCCGAACGAGTACGAAAACAACGTCAACAACAACTGGTACACCAACTACATTGCCGCCTGGACGCTACGCTATACGCTCGAAGCGGTGGCTATTGTAAAATCCATTGCCCCTGATCGGTACGCCGAACTCGTCGACCGGATTCACTTCCGCGAAGAAAAGGAAACGACCACGGCGCGGCACATCATCGACAATATGCACCTCCCGGCCGATCCGGAGCGGCAGGTGTTTTTGCAGCAGAGCGACTTCCTCGACAAGGAGCTGATGCCGGTTTCGGACATCCCGAAAGGGCAGCGGCCACTCAACCAGAACTGGTCGTGGGACCGGATTCTGCGGTCGTGCTTCATCAAACAGGCCGACGTGCTGCAAGGGTTATATTTCTTTGAAGACGAGTTCGACACCGACACGCTTCGGCGCAACTTCGACTTCTACGAGCCAATGACCGTACACGAGTCGTCGCTGTCGCCCTGCGTGCATTCGATTCAGGCGTCGAAGCTGGGGATGAAAGAAAAAGCCTACGAAATGTACCTGCGTACGGCCCGGCTCGACCTCGACGATTACAACAACGACACCGAAGACGGTTGCCATATCACGAGTATGGCCGGTACGTGGCTGGCCGTGGTGAAGGGCTTCGGCGGTATGCGCGTCAGCCACGACGGGGAGTTGCAGTTTGCGCCGTACTGCCCCGACAACTGGCAGGCGCTGTCGTTCAAAATCCGCTTCCGGGGTAATCTGCTGGCGATCACGGCCACGCAGAAAGACGTAACCGTGCAGAACTTTTCGGCCCAGCCGATCACGCTGCTTATTGCCGATCAGCCAATTACGGTGGCTGGCGAACAGTCGCAAACCGTATCAACAACGGCTGTAGAAGCGTAATCTATTGTCTCAAACAGCATCTTGCTGTTTGGTTGCAGACCTAGCCAAACAGCAAGATGCTGTTTGAGACAGCCGTTACCAATGAATCACAGTTTCCGCTTCAACTTCGACGCCGTTACGCCGGTTTACGATGCGCTCAGCCGCCTTGTGTTCGGGCGTCGGCTGGAGCGGGCGCAAACAGTATGGCTGGGGCAGATTTCATCGGGCGCGTCGGTGCTGGTGCTCGGTGGGGGAACGGGGAGTCTGCTCGGCCCGCTACTCGCCCGGCAACCGGGGCGGGTGCTGTTTCTGGAAGCATCGGGGCAAATGCTGGCGCGGGCAGGTCGGCGCATGATTCAAGAGCAGCTACCGGGTCAGGTCGACTTTCAGCGCGGTACCGAGCAGGATTTGCAGCTAACCGACCAATTCGATATCATCATCCTGCCGTTTGTGCTCGACCTGTTTGCCGAAGCGACCGTGCGCGACCATATGCTGCCGAAACTTACGGGTGCTTTACAACCCGGCGGCACCGTGCTGATTACCGATTTTGTCCGGACCGACCGGCCCTGGCAACGCGCACTGCTTCAGCTGATGATCTGGTTTTTTCGGCTGACGGCTCACATCGAAACGCGGCAGCTACTCAACTGGCAGCGGCTATTGGCCGATACCCGTCTGAGCCGAACAGGCCAAGCCCCGCAGGTGTGGGGCATGGTGTCGGCCGAATCGTGGCGGTTGACATGACTACAAATACAGAGCGGGTCGACACTACAAACTGTAGCATCGACCCGCCCAAAAACCGTCCGTTGTTTACACCGACAGAATATCTTTCTCTTTAGCGACAAACGTTTCGTCGACGCGGGCGATGAACGTATCGGTCAGCTTCTGAACGCGCTCCTCACCTACTTTCACGGCGTCTTCCGATACACCTTCTTTAGTCAGCTTACGGATACCGTCGTTGGTATCTTTGCGAATGTTGCGCACGTTAACTTTAGCCACTTCCACTTCCTGTTTGACCCGCTTTACCAGATCGCGCCGACGTTCTTCGGTCAGCATCGGGATACTGAGCCGGATGGTTTCACCGTCGTTGTTGGGAGCCAGCCCCAGGTTTGAGTTACGGATGGCTTTCTCGACTTCGCCGATCATCTTTTTCTCAAACGGCTTAATCGAGATGGTACGAGCATCGGGGGTGTTAATAGCTGCGATCGTGTTCAGGGGCGACAGCATCCCGTAATATTCGACCTGAATACCGTCGAGCATGCCCGCATTGGCTTTCCCGGCCCGGATCTTGGTCAATTCGATATTAAGGTGTTTGATGGCCTTTTCCATCGTATCTCTGGCATCGTCCAGATATAATTCGATCTCTTCCATTTTTTACCGTACTTTTTATAGTTGTAGAGTTGGCTGGTTGTAGAGTTGTAAAGTTGCTACCGCCATCACCCGACGCGCCAGCAACTCTACAACTTTATAACTGTCCAACTTTAGAATTACACGTTCGACGTAATGAGTGTGCCGGTGCTGGTATCGCCCTGCACGATACGGAGCAGACTACCCGGATCGTTCATGTTGAACACGATAATCGGCAGGTCGTTTTCCTGGCAAAGCGTAAACGCGGTCAGGTCCATGACGTTGAGTTTCTTTTCGTAAACGTCGTCGAAGGAAACCGTCGTATACCGCGTCGCTGTGGGATCTTTCATCGGGTCGGCGGTGTAGACACCATTGACCTTTGTGCCTTTCAGCACAACGTCGGCTTCTACTTCAATGGCGCGGAGTGCAGCCGTCGAGTCGGTGGTGAAATAAGGGTTACCGGTTCCGGCCCCGAAGATGACCACACGGCCTTTTTCGAGGTGCCGCACCGCCCGCCGACGTACGTAGGGTTCGCAGACCTGCTCCATCTTGATAGCCGACATCACACGGGTGTACATGCCGTGCTTTTCCAGCGAACTCTGAATCGCCATGGCATTGATAACCGTTGCCAGCATTCCCATGTAATCGCCCTGCACCCGGTCGATTCCCGATCGCTCACCCGACACGCCCCGGAAGATGTTGCCCCGCCGATGACGATGGCGACCTGTACGCCCATGTCGACTACTTCTTTGATTTCCTTGCTGTATTGTTCCAGCACAGCGGGGTCGATGTTGTAGCCCGACGGGCCAGCCAGTGCCTCCCCGCTCAGTTTGAGCAGAATCCGTTTGTAGTTCGTCTGTGATGTCATGGGGTTACTTTTTGCGGGGGCAAAGATAGAAGAAAAAGGCTGACGGGCGGAACTGAACAAGCCTGTGGCACCGCTTCACCGATTGGTTGCGCTACCGGCTCATACAAATTCAATCAGTACCTGCCCCTTCTCAACCCGGTCGCCTTTGGCCGCCCGAATGGCCTTGACCGTACCCTCAGCGGCTGCTTTGAGGTTGTTTTCCATCTTCATCGCTTCCAGAATCAGCAGACTATCACCCTTCTGCACCGCGTCGCCGGGTTGCACGCTGACCCCCACGATCAGGCCGGGCATGGGTGCTTTCAGGTCATCGACCTTCGCATTGGCCATGTTGCTCATCCCCATCTTTTCGAGCAGCAGATCGAAGCGGTCTTTTAACTGAACGGTATACTTGTGTTCGTTGATTTTCAGACTGACGGTCTTCGTTGTCTGGTTCAGTTCCAGCAGTTCAGCCGTATAAGACCGGTTCTGATGCAGGATGCTGAACGTCCGGTCCGACAGCCGAACCAGATCCCAGGCAAACGGCTCGTCATTGACCGTTGGCCCGGCGGGCGTAAAATCGATGGTAACAGATTCGGTGTTGTTGACGGACGCAGCAAGCATAGAACGGTTTACTTTCCAGTGGAATCAAAACGATGGAAACCGGTTTGGCAGACCTACCAAACCGGCTAAAAAGCAAAGTTACCACCCTGCTTTACTCGCGCCCGGTCGAACGCCGATGCTGACCAGACGGCTTACGCCATAACCCCCATGTACTGTTCGGCAACTTCATCCAGCACGGCGCTGACACCAGCGTAGGAATCCGTCGTGACGAGCTGCATCCGGTACGGTTTGAAGTCGGGCAGGCCCTTGAAATAATTGGCGTAGTGCCGACGCATTTCGAACAGGCCAACGATTTCGCCTTTCCACCGAATAGAAAAATCAAGGTGCTGCCGACACACCGCCACACGGTCAGCGATGGTCGGGGCCGGGCGATGTTCACCCGTTTTTACAAAGTGCTTGATCTCGTCAAAAATCCACGGGTAGCCGATGCTGGCCCGGCCGATCATCACACCATCGACGCCGTACCGGTTCTTGTATTCCAGCGCCTTTTCGGGCGAGTCGATATCGCCGTTGCCGAAGATGGGAATGGTAATGCGCGAATTTTCCTTGATCCGGCCAATCAGTGTCCAGTCGGCTTCGCCTTTGTACATCTGCACGCGGGTACGGCCGTGTACGGTCAGGGCTTTGATGCCGATGTCCTGCAACCGCTCGGCCACTTCACCGATGTTTTTGGTCGATTCGTCCCAGCCCAGTCGGGTCTTCACCGTAACGGGCAGATCAGTCGCTTTTACAACGGCTTCGGTCATGCGGACCATCTTCGGGATGTCCTGCAAGAGCGCGGCACCCGCCCCCCGGCAGGCTACGTTTTTCACCGGACAGCCGTAGTTAATGTCAATCAAATCGGGCTGGGCGCGGCTGGCGATCCGGGCGCACTCGCCCATCGTCTCGACGTCGGAGCCGAAGAGCTGAATGCCAATGGGCCGTTCGTACTCGAAAATATCGAGCTTCTGCACGCTCTTGGCCGCATCGCGGATGAGCCCTTCCGACGAAATAAATTCCGTGTACATCAGGTCGGCTCCGTTGGCCTTGCACACCGCCCGAAACGGCGGGTCGCTGACATCCTCCATCGGAGCCAGCAGCAACGGAAAATCCGGTAGTTCTATATTACCAATCGTTACCATAGTTCGTTCGTCGTTGCGTGTGCGCCAGACTACGCGCAGGCTCACACGCTCATTTAGCACAATTCAAAGGGCCATTCGGTTCCCTTTTTCGGATTATACAAACGAGTCTGTAAATTTACGCGATTTATGAACGCAGATTATACCCCCACACTCCCGACTTCGCGCCCGCCTACCTTTGGCGGCTTACTGATGCTGTTGGGCTTTATTCTGATGGGTGGTGTACTCAGCACGGGGCTAATGCTGCTTGGCTTTATGCTGTTCGGCGGGATGTCTTACGCCGACGTAAAGATGCACCTGCGGATTATAGCCAGGGACCCGGCGTCGCTGCCGGGCGGCTGGTACGAACTGATGAGTTGGCAGGCGGTCAATCACCTCGGCTCATTCTTACTGCCAGCCCTTGCCTACTGGTACCGGATCGAACGGCGGACGTGGTCGCAGTTCAATCCCCGCCCGCTGGAGCAAGTCGCAGGATTCTC is part of the Spirosoma rhododendri genome and encodes:
- a CDS encoding arsenosugar biosynthesis-associated peroxidase-like protein, whose protein sequence is METYYDPADLKKFGQISEFQKELADKFFSYYGSVFAEGALTAREKSLIALAVAHTVQCAYCIDAYTNDTLEKGCTEEQMMEAVHVAAAIRSGSTLVHSVQMMNKVKQVSM
- the arsS gene encoding arsenosugar biosynthesis radical SAM (seleno)protein ArsS (Some members of this family are selenoproteins.), producing the protein MKSLKASGHQLASAAAQIELLEQQAETRQRPTFRNQLESIDLFPLRPTGIDVLQINVGKMCNQVCKHCHVDAGPDRKEIMTRETMQQCIDVLAQTNIPVVDLTGGAPEMNPNFRWFVEEIKKLGRHVIVRCNLTIIVANPKYNDLPDFFRQHQIEVVSSLPFYNADKTDRQRGQGVFQDSIKALHMLNAVGYGQPDTGLVLNLVYNPAGAFMPGSQVSLEQQFKRVLLSEFGIVFNSLFAITNIPVSRYLDYLVASGNYDSYMEKLVNAFNPTAAAGVMCRNMISVGWDGQLYDCDFNQMLDLTVRVPGRHISEFDADALMQRAIIVNEHCYGCTAGAGSSCGGTTA
- a CDS encoding aldehyde dehydrogenase family protein, with protein sequence MLTETQPSVQRNDFAATFDRQRRHAPQMALTTASERIERIRRIQRWVVAHQADIEQAMYDDFRKPPAEVMMGELMALNGEIRHTIRHLKRWMKPQRVPTPISLIGTTSRIVHEPKGNVLIISPWNYPFVLSIRPLVSALAAGNVVIIKPSELTPNTAGLISRMIAELFPADEVTVFEGDATVSTALLELPFNHIFFTGSPAVGRIVMAAAAKHLASVTLELGGKSPAIVDESANLGQAAGQLAWGKCLNNGQTCIAPDYLLVHESVKAPFVEALRNAMVSMYSPDGKPVEASDSYARIVNSNHFRRVKALFDDALAKGATVALCGQMNEADNFIAPTLLETVTDEMRVMQEEIFGPILPILTYRTLDDALRTINQREKPLALYIHSRDRQRTQYIIDRTSAGDTVVNDTLLQFGNVELPFGGVNNSGLGKSNGFYSFQEFSNQRGIVKRLFGTLRPIYPPYTNRVEKTIAFLMRYF
- a CDS encoding helix-turn-helix domain-containing protein gives rise to the protein MSLVSENIRYLRKLNGLTQEQFSRKINIKRSLLGAYEEGRANPNQQNMTAIAKAFNTTIELLTRQDLRKLRETPSLSIPLGQPARHSEPAARVDGSSIRSDGKIDRDSDPFQHPDFPDIFGESADDEPTTPMPQPLAKVLNKYYQEAPVRETRTAPAPPIITPPVRPSTADGVSGVSFQPVSNGPANDPLFSRPESRPAAAVRSADMPSFNRNYESPAATVSAAPAGSGVAIPVVMQTQFVEYSQRYQQAEFVHQMPVMSLPTLTDGHYRAFEAGADFTFPGALLVGQFVRNWFDIADGKFYVVLTAHQGICSRRVYNQVKIKGSLLLTADRADTPNLEIGLKDVLEVWEICAFVSQQLPPPVPSTDRLRQLVDELRLEVGRF
- the truA gene encoding tRNA pseudouridine(38-40) synthase TruA, whose amino-acid sequence is MRYFLELAYRGTHYHGWQRQPNGISVQEVLETALSTILREPIALTGSGRTDTGVHAGQQFAHFETSQPLPDTLIRSLNGMTNADVAVYDCFPVGPDDHARFTATYRYYQYQICRRKDPFRADLAYQFPFSVDVVRMNEAASLLLTHTDFESFSKVKTDVKTFDCRIDFAYWVQHDTGDLTFHIRADRFLRGMVRAIVGTLLAVGQGRLSVAEFDAIIEARNRKRAGRAAPAEGLSLVAIGYPESVFAERTTGPS
- a CDS encoding nucleotidyltransferase family protein → MGGEVKQLLVYKEQTLIRRTVETAMALQRGPVVVVLGANRDRIAGELTDLPVTLIDNPAWPTGQASSLKTGLAALYLTHKDIDAVLVLHVDQPMVSLGLLLYMVEVNDDQGKGIVACRYDTQLSVPALFDRTYIDELLQLKGDKGVKWVIGRHRDDCSEVPFEAGAVDLDSRRDVEQFRQAYLAASSGELLSDE